In Melioribacteraceae bacterium 4301-Me, a genomic segment contains:
- a CDS encoding hemolysin family protein, which produces MDNDWLIRVILLIILILFSALFSGSEVALFSLSQKDVKEFLRTNKIVGKYILNLLEYPRRLLVNILLGNTIVNVSASIIAVSIALDAAKILNLSVGFVLTIQIVLLTTIILLFGELTPKIWATKKPLQFAKVVAVPLYWIGIIFYPISKILTDSLRLLVSKINFDKSKTAIKIMELPELADLGVERGTIKKGEHELIHGLVEFKTVSVREVMTPRVDITAVPVNASFDEVMNAIVKSGHSRIPLYQDNLDKIIGVIYAKDLLPFLKNDILRKNFSTLKIYRETLFVPETKLISNLLHEFQQKNMHIGIVVDEYGGTSGLVSMEDILEEIIGEIRDEYDKDEKEIYKIDDDNYIVVGKVGIEQLNELLNSNFSSENDDYDTVAGFIYYHAGNIPHVGYQFDYNGYKFTVKEVVGKRIKKIQIEKVKLE; this is translated from the coding sequence TTGGATAATGATTGGCTTATTAGAGTGATTTTATTAATCATTCTAATATTGTTTTCTGCTTTGTTTTCAGGCTCCGAAGTAGCCTTATTTTCCTTAAGTCAAAAAGATGTAAAAGAGTTTTTAAGGACAAATAAAATAGTTGGCAAGTATATACTTAATCTATTAGAATACCCCCGTAGACTACTTGTAAATATTCTATTAGGCAATACAATTGTAAATGTTTCTGCTTCGATAATAGCAGTAAGTATTGCACTTGATGCTGCAAAAATCTTAAACTTATCTGTAGGATTTGTTTTAACAATTCAAATAGTTTTGTTAACCACTATTATTTTACTTTTTGGTGAATTAACACCCAAGATTTGGGCTACAAAAAAGCCTTTGCAATTTGCTAAAGTTGTTGCAGTACCGCTTTATTGGATTGGCATAATTTTTTACCCTATTTCAAAAATATTGACTGATTCACTCAGATTGTTGGTTTCCAAAATTAATTTTGATAAATCTAAAACTGCAATTAAAATAATGGAATTGCCGGAATTAGCCGATTTAGGAGTGGAACGCGGGACGATTAAAAAAGGCGAGCATGAATTAATTCATGGCCTGGTTGAATTTAAAACTGTTTCTGTCCGCGAAGTAATGACCCCGCGCGTCGATATAACAGCAGTACCCGTAAACGCCTCATTTGACGAAGTTATGAATGCTATCGTAAAATCTGGGCATAGCCGTATTCCTTTATATCAAGATAACTTAGACAAAATTATTGGCGTTATTTACGCAAAGGATTTACTGCCATTTTTGAAAAATGATATACTTAGGAAAAATTTTTCTACTCTGAAAATTTATCGCGAAACTTTATTTGTGCCAGAGACTAAATTAATCAGCAATTTATTACACGAGTTTCAACAGAAAAACATGCATATCGGTATTGTTGTTGATGAATATGGCGGTACCTCAGGCTTAGTCTCAATGGAAGATATCTTGGAAGAAATAATCGGTGAAATTAGAGATGAATATGATAAAGATGAAAAAGAAATATATAAAATTGATGATGATAACTATATCGTTGTCGGTAAAGTTGGCATTGAGCAGCTTAATGAATTATTAAACAGCAATTTTTCTTCCGAAAACGATGACTATGACACAGTTGCTGGATTTATTTACTATCACGCAGGCAACATACCACATGTTGGATATCAGTTCGATTATAATGGTTATAAATTTACTGTCAAAGAAGTAGTGGGTAAAAGAATAAAGAAAATACAAATAGAAAAAGTAAAATTAGAGTAA
- the mnmA gene encoding tRNA 2-thiouridine(34) synthase MnmA, which produces MKENRVVVAMSGGVDSSVAAALLKMQGFDVIGITMKTWGFMEVGGAPKHESGCCSLDAIFDAKNVADKLDFPHYTLDFTKAFENTVIENFVDEYIAGRTPNPCVICNKKIKWEELLKKADSLDAKFVATGHYAVVEFNNETGRYCIKNSADNKKDQTYALWGLSQESLSRTIFPLGNYNKSQVRQLAEEFNLKTAAKPDSQEICFVADNNYERFLRERIPETIEKIGGGDFVYHGKIVGKHRGIPFYTIGQRRGLGVSFGKPVYVKNIDIKKNIVELGDKDELLNSFALASGVNYVSKSILNEGEVVYAKIRYSDKATPAQVVFANQNNLKVKFIEPKSAVTPGQSLVLYDNSGYLLAGGTITSEN; this is translated from the coding sequence GTGAAAGAAAATCGTGTTGTTGTAGCAATGAGCGGTGGTGTTGATTCATCTGTGGCAGCAGCTTTGCTAAAAATGCAAGGGTTTGATGTAATTGGTATTACTATGAAAACATGGGGATTTATGGAAGTTGGAGGTGCACCAAAACATGAATCAGGTTGCTGCTCTTTAGATGCAATTTTTGACGCTAAAAATGTTGCTGACAAGCTTGATTTTCCACACTACACATTGGACTTTACAAAAGCTTTTGAAAACACTGTAATTGAAAATTTTGTGGATGAATACATTGCCGGCAGAACACCTAATCCCTGCGTTATTTGTAACAAAAAAATTAAATGGGAAGAGTTGTTAAAAAAAGCTGATTCGTTAGATGCAAAATTCGTTGCAACAGGTCATTATGCTGTTGTTGAATTTAATAATGAAACGGGTCGTTACTGCATAAAAAATTCAGCTGATAACAAAAAAGACCAAACTTACGCGCTTTGGGGGTTGAGTCAAGAAAGTTTAAGCAGAACTATTTTCCCATTGGGAAATTATAATAAGTCCCAAGTTAGGCAATTAGCTGAAGAGTTTAATCTTAAGACAGCAGCAAAACCAGATAGCCAAGAAATTTGTTTTGTTGCAGATAACAACTACGAAAGATTTTTAAGAGAAAGAATTCCTGAAACTATTGAAAAAATAGGAGGCGGTGATTTTGTTTATCATGGTAAAATTGTGGGTAAACATAGAGGCATACCTTTTTATACAATAGGACAGAGAAGAGGGCTCGGCGTTTCTTTTGGCAAACCAGTTTATGTGAAGAATATTGATATCAAAAAAAATATTGTTGAACTTGGTGACAAAGATGAACTACTTAACTCTTTCGCTTTAGCTTCTGGGGTTAATTACGTCAGCAAATCTATTCTTAATGAAGGCGAAGTAGTTTATGCAAAAATCCGTTATTCAGATAAAGCTACACCTGCGCAAGTAGTATTTGCTAATCAAAATAATTTGAAGGTAAAATTTA
- the acpS gene encoding holo-ACP synthase: MVLGVGIDIIEIDRIKRSVEKYGEQFLHKIFTETEISYSLTKANKYQHLAARFAAKEAIAKALATGWGDGFKWKDIEIFNEKNGMPKVKLAGKLAAFVGKEKSLKITMSHSDNYVACFAILYQENIAI; the protein is encoded by the coding sequence ATGGTATTAGGTGTGGGAATTGATATAATAGAAATTGACAGAATTAAAAGAAGCGTAGAAAAGTATGGTGAACAGTTCCTTCACAAAATTTTCACAGAGACTGAAATAAGTTATTCCTTGACTAAAGCAAATAAATATCAGCATTTAGCTGCTCGGTTTGCTGCTAAGGAGGCAATTGCTAAAGCTTTGGCGACGGGATGGGGTGACGGTTTTAAATGGAAAGATATTGAAATTTTTAATGAGAAAAACGGCATGCCAAAAGTTAAACTTGCTGGTAAATTGGCTGCTTTTGTTGGTAAAGAAAAATCACTTAAAATTACAATGAGCCACTCTGATAACTACGTCGCATGTTTTGCTATATTATACCAAGAAAACATAGCAATATGA
- a CDS encoding MlaD family protein codes for MMKEEQRTEIKVGITVLIGIIIFIWVFSWAKNISINSEKKNLNIIFDSVAGLENGDVVTVNGVRQGYVDKINNQGNLVLVNVKLNPNVDLRKDATFSIMMLDLMGGKKIEINPGISNEKLDYSISHRGKFIGDISTAMSMLSSVQSDLVDVIREVKVTLKNTNELLGNKNFSNDIKVSVNNLNRLTKEISDLIISNRENIHNLILETEKTASSFNNFYEKNQNIFNETLDQTKKAISSSNELLKKLNTFFDETKEQKNNIGKVIYNQKLIDDLQINLEQLKELTRILIEQLKGKGINVDANIF; via the coding sequence ATGATGAAAGAAGAACAAAGGACTGAAATAAAAGTTGGAATTACAGTTCTAATCGGAATAATAATTTTTATTTGGGTTTTTAGCTGGGCTAAAAATATTTCAATTAATTCTGAGAAGAAAAATTTGAATATAATATTCGACTCAGTAGCTGGGTTAGAAAATGGCGATGTGGTTACTGTTAATGGCGTACGACAAGGCTACGTTGATAAAATTAACAATCAAGGTAATTTAGTTTTAGTTAATGTGAAATTAAATCCAAATGTAGATTTAAGAAAAGATGCAACTTTCTCCATTATGATGTTAGACTTGATGGGCGGCAAAAAAATTGAAATAAATCCGGGCATATCTAATGAAAAATTAGATTACTCAATATCCCACCGAGGTAAATTTATTGGTGATATATCTACAGCAATGTCAATGCTTAGTTCAGTCCAAAGTGATTTAGTTGATGTAATAAGAGAAGTAAAAGTTACATTGAAAAATACTAATGAGTTGTTAGGAAATAAAAATTTTAGCAATGATATTAAAGTTTCTGTAAACAATCTTAACAGACTTACAAAAGAAATATCTGATCTAATTATTTCAAACAGAGAAAACATACACAACTTAATTTTGGAAACGGAAAAGACCGCATCTTCTTTCAATAACTTTTATGAAAAAAATCAAAATATTTTCAACGAGACATTAGACCAAACTAAAAAGGCAATATCTTCTTCCAATGAATTGCTAAAGAAGCTAAATACTTTTTTTGATGAGACTAAAGAACAAAAAAATAATATTGGTAAAGTAATTTATAACCAGAAATTGATTGATGATTTACAGATAAATTTAGAACAGCTTAAAGAACTTACTAGGATTCTTATTGAACAACTTAAAGGCAAGGGTATTAATGTTGATGCAAATATTTTTTAG